The following coding sequences lie in one Lolium perenne isolate Kyuss_39 chromosome 2, Kyuss_2.0, whole genome shotgun sequence genomic window:
- the LOC127336073 gene encoding cyclin-P1-1, protein MGDAGATGGMLSPPSPPPPELSMLARAVQRLVARNDALDGDEGTGSGMTAFEGAGAPRISLAQYLERVHRYAGLEPECYVVAYAYVDRAAHRRPAAAVASRNVHRLLLACLLVASKVLDDFHHDNAFFARVGGVSNAEMNKLELELLDVLDFEVMLSRRLYDLYHAHLHDKDDTRHSSRDAAGVDELVEAVVSIKIEERSADGDDDEDNRSRLANGAVQYDWNQGPAAGSGGAGVRRHSSSQAPARYSFSGQTSD, encoded by the exons ATGGGCGACGCCGGGGCCACGGGAGGCATGCTCTCCCCgccgtccccgccgccgccggagttaAGCATGCTGGCGCGCGCCGTGCAGCGACTCGTGGCGCGGAACGACGCACTCGACGGCGACGAGGGGACTGGGAGCGGGATGACGGCGTTCGAGGGCGCTGGCGCGCCGCGGATCAGCCTCGCGCAGTACCTGGAGCGGGTGCACCGGTACGCGGGGCTGGAGCCCGAGTGCTACGTGGTGGCGTACGCGTACGTCGACAGGGCCGCGCACcggcgccccgccgccgccgtcgcctccaGGAACGTGCACCGCCTGCTCCTCGCATGCCTCCTCGTCGCCTCCAAGGTCCTCGACGACTT CCACCACGACAACGCCTTCTTCGCGCGCGTGGGCGGCGTGAGCAACGCGGAGATGAACAAGCTCGAGCTGGAGCTCCTCGACGTGCTCGACTTCGAGGTCATGCTCAGCCGCCGACTCTACGACCTCTACCACGCGCACCTCCACGACAAGGACGACACGCGGCACAGCAGCAGGGACGCCGCCGGCGTCGACGAATTAGTCGAGGCCGTCGTGTCGATCAAGATTGAGGAGCGATCGGCGGACGGAGACGACGACGAAGATAACCGGAGCCGGCTCGCGAACGGCGCCGTCCAGTACGACTGGAACCAGGGGCCAGCGGCAGGGAGCGGTGGCGCCGGCGTGCGGCGGCACTCGTCGTCGCAGGCACCGGCACGGTACTCCTTCTCGGGCCAGACTTCTGACTGA